A region from the Desulfoglaeba alkanexedens ALDC genome encodes:
- a CDS encoding 4Fe-4S binding protein, whose amino-acid sequence MRELVVISGKGGTGKTSLVGALAAVAQNKVLCDADVDAADLHLLLAPNIVQRHDFVSGRKAVIQADRCIECGECAKWCRFEAIDEHLVVNEFLCEGCGVCYYFCPAGAIDFIENHCGEWFVSETRFGPLIHARLGIAEENSGKLVSLVRKEARRLAEERNLQWILTDGPPGIGCPVIASIGGASAVLIVSEPTVSGIHDLARAAELAAHFGIPAFACVNKADLFWDAAREIEENCARKGIPFLGHIPFDPVVTRAQVDGLTVVEYDKNPVADAVRRFWEILEADIPRSTDETEANPTTSIPASMLDR is encoded by the coding sequence ATGCGAGAACTCGTTGTAATCAGCGGAAAGGGCGGTACCGGCAAGACCAGCCTGGTGGGGGCTCTGGCCGCCGTGGCCCAAAACAAGGTTCTCTGTGACGCCGATGTGGACGCGGCGGACCTTCACCTCCTGCTGGCTCCGAACATCGTTCAGCGGCACGATTTCGTTTCCGGCCGGAAGGCCGTGATCCAGGCGGACCGCTGCATCGAATGCGGTGAATGCGCGAAGTGGTGCCGGTTTGAAGCCATCGATGAGCACCTCGTCGTGAACGAGTTCCTCTGCGAAGGCTGCGGCGTCTGCTATTACTTCTGCCCCGCCGGCGCCATTGATTTCATTGAAAACCACTGCGGAGAGTGGTTCGTTTCGGAGACGCGCTTCGGGCCGCTGATCCACGCCCGGCTCGGCATAGCGGAAGAAAACTCGGGAAAGCTGGTGAGCCTGGTTCGCAAGGAAGCCAGGCGGCTGGCGGAAGAACGCAATCTCCAATGGATCTTGACCGACGGCCCGCCGGGAATCGGCTGCCCGGTGATCGCCTCCATCGGAGGCGCGTCCGCGGTGCTCATCGTGAGCGAACCGACGGTTTCCGGGATCCACGATCTGGCGCGCGCAGCGGAGCTGGCGGCTCATTTCGGAATCCCCGCCTTCGCCTGCGTGAACAAGGCCGACCTCTTCTGGGACGCCGCCCGTGAAATCGAAGAAAACTGCGCTCGGAAAGGCATCCCCTTTCTCGGGCACATCCCCTTCGACCCCGTTGTCACCCGTGCCCAGGTTGACGGCCTCACCGTCGTCGAATACGATAAGAATCCTGTGGCTGATGCCGTGCGTCGTTTCTGGGAAATCCTCGAAGCGGACATTCCGCGATCGACGGATGAAACCGAAGCCAACCCCACGACATCGATTCCGGCCTCCATGCTCGATCGGTGA
- a CDS encoding ATP-binding protein: MIISVASGKGGTGKTTLAVNLAVAADRPVALFDCDVEEPNAHLFLKPVLDHSEEVTIEVPEIDMDRCNLCGRCQEICQFNAIAVLPETVLTFPELCHGCGGCFMVCPEDAVKPGRRIVGTLEMGRRGPVRFAHGRLRIGEAMAPPLIRRIRSITVTEDLTIVDAPPGTSCPVVTSLYGTDFALLVTEPTPFGLNDLELAVGVVRKMNLPAGLVINRSDMGNGRVRQYAAGEGLPVLLEIPFDRKAAEAYARGELLVERLPQWRRMMRQLLDSILDLHEASSEKDRTCENSL; the protein is encoded by the coding sequence ATGATCATCTCTGTGGCGAGCGGCAAGGGAGGAACCGGAAAGACCACCCTGGCCGTAAATCTTGCGGTGGCCGCGGATCGGCCTGTCGCTTTGTTCGACTGCGATGTGGAAGAGCCGAACGCGCACTTGTTTTTGAAACCGGTGCTGGATCACAGCGAAGAGGTCACCATCGAGGTGCCGGAAATCGACATGGACCGTTGCAACTTGTGCGGGAGGTGCCAGGAAATCTGCCAATTCAACGCCATCGCCGTGCTACCGGAAACGGTGCTCACCTTCCCCGAACTCTGCCACGGCTGCGGCGGCTGCTTCATGGTCTGCCCGGAAGACGCCGTAAAGCCGGGCCGTCGGATCGTAGGAACCCTCGAGATGGGCCGGCGCGGGCCTGTTCGGTTCGCGCACGGCCGGCTGAGGATCGGAGAGGCCATGGCGCCTCCGCTCATCCGCCGCATCCGATCCATCACCGTCACCGAAGACCTCACCATCGTCGACGCGCCACCGGGCACATCCTGCCCGGTGGTGACGTCGCTCTACGGGACCGATTTCGCACTCCTGGTAACGGAACCAACGCCTTTCGGCCTGAACGACCTGGAACTGGCCGTTGGGGTCGTTCGAAAGATGAACCTGCCCGCGGGACTGGTGATCAACCGTTCGGACATGGGCAACGGCCGGGTCAGGCAGTATGCAGCCGGGGAAGGGCTTCCGGTGCTCCTGGAAATCCCCTTCGACCGAAAAGCGGCCGAAGCATACGCCCGCGGCGAACTGCTGGTGGAGCGACTTCCGCAATGGCGCCGCATGATGCGGCAACTCTTGGATTCCATCCTCGACCTGCACGAGGCAAGTTCGGAAAAGGACAGGACATGCGAGAACTCGTTGTAA
- a CDS encoding NifB/NifX family molybdenum-iron cluster-binding protein, with amino-acid sequence MLAIPVLRGRVAPVLNWCSRLLLVTDGTETSAPPQELLMNSSDPFQRVRQLRDRGVTKLICGSLSPDLLHYAEGLGLTVVFGVAGDVDEVLQAYRRGHLDQPRFQLPGCRGFRRYRACWESGQRALGAQKGAVMPGQGGGRGQGGGRGQGGGGGGGRGQGGGRGQGGGCRRTGTGPGRQGANRSGLCVCPSCGREVEHQLGIPCTQMSCPECGKPMVSK; translated from the coding sequence ATGCTGGCGATACCCGTTTTGCGCGGTCGCGTGGCTCCGGTTCTCAATTGGTGTTCACGCCTCCTGCTGGTCACGGACGGCACTGAAACCAGCGCCCCGCCCCAAGAATTGTTGATGAACTCCTCGGATCCGTTTCAGCGGGTTCGGCAGCTGCGGGACCGCGGCGTCACCAAGCTCATCTGCGGGAGCCTCAGCCCGGATCTTCTCCATTACGCGGAAGGCCTGGGTCTCACGGTCGTCTTCGGCGTTGCTGGGGATGTAGACGAGGTGCTGCAAGCCTACCGGCGGGGACATTTGGATCAACCCCGCTTTCAACTGCCGGGATGCCGGGGATTTCGCCGGTACCGGGCCTGTTGGGAGTCGGGGCAGAGGGCGCTCGGCGCTCAGAAAGGAGCGGTCATGCCAGGTCAAGGCGGAGGACGTGGTCAAGGCGGAGGACGCGGTCAAGGCGGAGGCGGAGGGGGAGGACGTGGTCAAGGAGGAGGACGCGGTCAGGGAGGAGGTTGTCGCCGAACGGGGACGGGCCCCGGCCGTCAAGGCGCCAATCGCTCGGGGCTTTGCGTGTGTCCCTCCTGCGGCAGGGAGGTGGAACATCAGCTGGGCATTCCGTGCACCCAGATGTCCTGCCCCGAATGCGGCAAACCCATGGTAAGCAAGTGA
- a CDS encoding rubredoxin-like domain-containing protein, with amino-acid sequence MPVWKCNHCGSTVEMPNPPNVCPSCKEKCEFVDVTCYIPECGGPDSGNIDPQVFQESFKSEK; translated from the coding sequence ATGCCGGTTTGGAAATGCAACCATTGTGGTAGCACGGTGGAGATGCCGAACCCGCCGAACGTCTGCCCGTCCTGCAAGGAAAAATGCGAATTCGTGGACGTTACCTGTTACATTCCGGAATGCGGCGGGCCGGATTCGGGAAACATCGATCCGCAGGTTTTCCAAGAAAGTTTCAAAAGCGAAAAATGA
- a CDS encoding DUF554 domain-containing protein produces the protein MVGTMINVASVVTGGALGCAIGARLPENMQVTVVQGLGLVTMLIGIQAALETQNVLILLASILTGAVLGEALCLQGVLDALGNRFQAAFSKSAGTSPAEGFITASLVFCVGPMAILGSIQDGLKGDFKLLAIKSMLDGFASIAFSASLGWGVIFSAVSVLVYQGAITMAAGALDEVLSEGMVTEMSAAGGLIIVAIGLKLLRVKDIRIANFLPALVIAPLVVAFLPTLKTWWAVIWG, from the coding sequence ATGGTCGGTACCATGATCAACGTGGCTTCGGTGGTGACAGGTGGTGCCTTGGGTTGCGCCATCGGGGCGCGGTTACCCGAAAACATGCAGGTGACGGTGGTCCAGGGGCTGGGGCTGGTCACCATGCTCATCGGCATTCAGGCGGCCCTGGAGACGCAAAATGTGCTCATCCTGCTCGCGTCCATCCTGACGGGAGCCGTTTTGGGCGAAGCCCTATGCCTTCAAGGCGTTCTGGACGCGTTGGGAAATCGCTTCCAGGCGGCTTTTTCCAAGAGCGCCGGCACGAGCCCGGCCGAGGGCTTCATAACGGCCAGTCTGGTGTTTTGCGTGGGCCCCATGGCGATCCTGGGATCCATCCAGGACGGACTCAAGGGGGACTTCAAGCTGCTCGCCATCAAGTCCATGCTGGACGGTTTCGCGTCCATTGCCTTTTCCGCCAGTTTGGGCTGGGGGGTGATCTTTTCCGCGGTGAGTGTTTTAGTCTACCAGGGAGCGATCACGATGGCGGCGGGGGCGTTGGACGAGGTGCTTTCTGAAGGGATGGTGACCGAAATGAGCGCTGCGGGCGGGCTGATCATCGTCGCCATCGGACTGAAACTGCTGCGAGTGAAAGACATACGGATCGCCAATTTCCTGCCGGCGCTGGTCATCGCCCCGCTGGTGGTGGCGTTCCTTCCCACGTTGAAGACCTGGTGGGCGGTGATTTGGGGTTGA
- the thrC gene encoding threonine synthase has product MRLEQFPQNVREHILPQPAGTYRYRCYTCQAEYGIETLLYTCPECRGVLMIRDVEWERLKQVPGPKWREIFDYRSMVTEPALRGIYRFHELLGSILPLDAVVYLGEGHTPLVRANARLRDWAGMPFAFKNDGQNPSASFKDRGMASAFSYLNHLIRSRRLEKVLAVCASTGDTSAAAALYASYLVDGVTSAVLLPHGKVTPQQLSQPLGSGARVIEIPGVFDDCMKIVEHLADRYPVALMNSKNAWRILGQESYSYEIAQACDYDVGHLVVVVPIGNAGNITAVLEGFLKLLDLEIITALPTILGVQSEHANPVYLYYLESDPARRTFRPVTVRPSVAQAAMIGNPVSMPRVIRLVERYRAVAGERSVQVTEVTEQEIMDAMLIANRNGHIACTQGGECLAGLKRALHEGLISGDREAVLDATAHALKFAVFQEKYFEDRFEPDFEVTPRAELRNAPMLVRPPEGVAEPVPGRSMDPDAFRRFVESTAAEIAERLNLKEVRG; this is encoded by the coding sequence ATGAGACTGGAACAGTTCCCTCAGAACGTGCGCGAACACATCCTGCCGCAACCGGCGGGGACTTACCGCTACCGGTGCTACACGTGCCAGGCCGAATACGGTATCGAGACCCTCCTCTACACCTGTCCGGAATGCCGCGGCGTGCTCATGATCCGTGACGTGGAATGGGAGCGGCTCAAGCAGGTTCCCGGTCCCAAGTGGCGCGAAATCTTCGACTACCGGAGCATGGTGACGGAACCGGCGCTTCGGGGCATTTATCGGTTCCACGAGTTGCTGGGTTCCATCCTGCCGCTGGACGCCGTCGTCTACCTGGGCGAGGGGCATACGCCCCTGGTCCGGGCCAACGCGAGGCTCCGTGACTGGGCGGGCATGCCGTTCGCCTTCAAAAACGACGGTCAGAACCCCAGCGCGTCCTTCAAGGATCGGGGCATGGCCAGTGCCTTCAGTTACCTCAACCACCTGATCCGATCCCGGCGGCTGGAAAAAGTCCTGGCGGTGTGCGCGTCCACGGGGGACACCTCCGCGGCTGCGGCGCTCTATGCGTCTTACCTGGTCGACGGGGTCACCTCGGCCGTGCTGCTGCCTCACGGCAAAGTGACCCCTCAGCAGCTGAGCCAACCCCTGGGAAGCGGGGCGCGGGTCATCGAAATTCCGGGGGTTTTCGACGACTGCATGAAGATCGTCGAGCACCTGGCCGACCGCTATCCGGTGGCGCTCATGAATTCCAAGAACGCCTGGCGGATCCTGGGGCAGGAATCGTACAGCTACGAAATCGCCCAGGCCTGCGACTACGATGTGGGGCACCTGGTCGTGGTGGTTCCCATCGGGAACGCGGGAAACATCACGGCGGTCCTCGAAGGCTTTTTGAAACTCCTGGATCTGGAGATCATCACGGCGCTTCCCACCATCTTGGGGGTCCAGTCGGAACACGCCAACCCCGTTTACCTCTACTATCTGGAATCCGACCCGGCGCGGCGCACCTTCCGGCCGGTGACGGTGCGACCCAGCGTGGCGCAGGCGGCCATGATCGGAAACCCGGTGTCCATGCCCCGGGTGATCCGGCTGGTGGAACGGTACCGAGCCGTCGCCGGCGAACGGAGCGTTCAGGTGACGGAAGTGACCGAACAGGAAATCATGGACGCTATGCTCATAGCCAACCGAAACGGCCACATCGCCTGCACCCAGGGCGGGGAATGTCTGGCGGGGCTCAAGCGGGCCTTGCACGAAGGGCTGATTTCCGGCGACCGGGAAGCGGTGCTGGACGCCACGGCGCACGCACTCAAGTTCGCCGTTTTCCAGGAGAAGTATTTCGAAGATCGGTTCGAGCCCGATTTCGAGGTAACGCCCAGGGCCGAGCTGCGAAATGCGCCGATGCTGGTTCGGCCGCCGGAAGGGGTGGCTGAGCCGGTCCCTGGCCGTTCCATGGATCCCGATGCGTTTCGGCGATTCGTGGAGAGCACCGCCGCGGAAATCGCCGAACGGTTGAACCTGAAGGAAGTTCGGGGTTGA
- a CDS encoding gamma carbonic anhydrase family protein, which produces MSSILPYKDVWPKLGDEVFVAPGAWVIGDVVVGDRSSIWFNTVVRGDVNTIRIGCETNIQDNASLHVTEIRFPLIIGDRVTVGHRAVVHGCTVEDECLIGMGAIVLDGARIGKGSIVAAGAVVSPGMEVPSGCVVMGVPAAVKKDLSEEETAQLRESALHYVKLAAHYLHPQKWRGERSIKGFIG; this is translated from the coding sequence ATGAGTTCCATACTGCCCTACAAAGACGTGTGGCCCAAGCTGGGAGACGAGGTCTTCGTGGCGCCCGGGGCCTGGGTGATCGGCGACGTGGTCGTGGGCGATCGCTCCAGCATCTGGTTCAACACGGTGGTGCGGGGCGACGTGAACACCATCCGCATCGGCTGTGAAACCAATATCCAGGACAACGCCTCGCTTCACGTGACGGAAATCCGCTTCCCGCTCATCATCGGGGACCGGGTGACCGTGGGACACCGGGCCGTCGTGCACGGCTGTACCGTCGAGGACGAGTGCCTGATAGGCATGGGGGCCATTGTCCTGGATGGAGCCCGGATCGGCAAGGGATCCATCGTGGCTGCGGGGGCGGTGGTGAGTCCGGGGATGGAAGTACCGTCCGGATGCGTGGTGATGGGCGTTCCGGCGGCAGTGAAAAAAGACTTGAGCGAGGAAGAAACGGCGCAGCTCCGGGAATCGGCCCTTCATTACGTGAAGCTTGCCGCCCACTACCTTCACCCTCAAAAGTGGCGGGGAGAAAGAAGCATAAAGGGATTTATCGGCTGA
- a CDS encoding L-lactate MFS transporter, whose protein sequence is MASAQQPLEKVPAKAWQVVIAGIVVNLCLGCLYAWSVWVKYLTDEALMTQQGWVPLTAEQASNPASLCILFFALLMIPGGRIQDRYGPKIAASIGGLGIGIGLLIAGATKSYTGVLIGYGIFGGIGMGVGYAAPTPAALKWFGPHKRGFIAGLVVGGYGLAAFYVAPLADWLITSYSMSTSFYVLGVGYLIVILIAAQFLAWPEPGYVPPQPPATAVSAAKAAAQTRHDWSAGEVLRTWQLYALVIMFCINTQAGLLLIGHAAKMISVVMAAGYLLVSWGAVFNSLGRVGTGIISDKIGRSNTLILNYIAAAVIMFLLPYLFSIKNIPLLFLACAIGFWCYGGGLTLFPSFTADFFGPKNLGINYGLVFVGWGLGSFMPKLAGRIYDRYQSYDYAFYIAGVLLIIGIVIALVTKRPRYSTE, encoded by the coding sequence ATGGCAAGTGCTCAGCAACCTTTGGAGAAGGTACCCGCCAAAGCGTGGCAGGTGGTGATTGCGGGTATCGTGGTCAACCTTTGCCTCGGTTGTCTTTACGCCTGGAGTGTGTGGGTCAAGTATCTCACCGATGAGGCCCTCATGACGCAGCAGGGCTGGGTGCCGCTCACGGCCGAGCAGGCGTCCAACCCGGCGTCTCTGTGTATCCTCTTCTTTGCACTCCTCATGATTCCCGGCGGCCGCATTCAGGATCGGTATGGTCCCAAGATCGCGGCCAGCATCGGCGGCCTCGGCATCGGGATCGGGCTTCTCATCGCCGGTGCCACGAAGAGCTACACCGGGGTTCTGATTGGGTATGGCATTTTCGGCGGCATCGGGATGGGTGTGGGCTATGCGGCGCCGACTCCCGCCGCTCTGAAATGGTTCGGTCCTCACAAACGCGGCTTCATCGCAGGGCTTGTGGTGGGCGGCTACGGTCTGGCCGCCTTCTACGTGGCTCCCCTGGCGGACTGGCTCATCACCAGCTATAGCATGAGCACGTCGTTTTACGTGCTGGGAGTCGGTTATCTGATCGTGATCCTGATTGCGGCCCAGTTCCTGGCCTGGCCTGAACCTGGCTATGTCCCGCCGCAGCCTCCGGCCACGGCGGTGAGCGCGGCCAAGGCGGCCGCACAGACCCGCCATGACTGGAGTGCGGGCGAGGTGCTCCGGACGTGGCAGTTATATGCGCTGGTGATCATGTTCTGCATCAACACCCAGGCGGGGCTCCTGCTGATCGGTCACGCGGCCAAGATGATCTCCGTCGTTATGGCGGCGGGCTATCTGCTGGTTTCCTGGGGTGCCGTCTTCAACTCGCTGGGCAGGGTCGGAACGGGAATCATCTCCGACAAGATCGGCCGTAGCAACACCCTCATCCTGAACTACATCGCAGCCGCCGTGATCATGTTCCTCTTGCCGTATCTCTTTTCCATCAAGAACATTCCGCTGCTCTTTTTGGCCTGCGCCATCGGTTTTTGGTGCTACGGCGGCGGCCTGACGCTGTTTCCGTCGTTTACCGCGGACTTTTTCGGCCCGAAGAACCTGGGAATCAACTACGGCCTGGTGTTCGTCGGCTGGGGTCTCGGTTCGTTCATGCCCAAGCTGGCCGGCCGGATTTACGACCGTTACCAGAGCTACGATTATGCATTCTATATTGCCGGCGTCCTCTTGATCATCGGTATCGTGATAGCGCTGGTGACCAAGAGACCGCGGTACTCGACCGAGTGA
- a CDS encoding DEAD/DEAH box helicase, whose product MKTRRYDRRRGGPPARQKAEAPSENTPFQLNIHKRVRPVLDRIGIPEPQPFVPDPYQVEALEKIEASDVLVTAPTGAGKTYIAIEAIKKVFDRGGRSWYASPLKALSNAKLEEFGRIFGIENVGILTGDRKENPDAPIIVGTTEILRNQLYDAMHRGEDLQVDLVVMDEAHYLGDEDRGVVWEEILIYLPTRVRLLLLSATIRNAREICDWLEWLRHHPCSWVTAHERPVPLFPLFLFPHGELTPLSSRRGLHGPIREIDSRAFARRDFPDVARILDALRQANLLPAIFFMKSRSDCERAITLCPSKPQKPKASGTDDFHHRLRELLDRWPFLESHRHLPILKRCRVGAHHAGQLPHWKLLLEQLMQEGYLEAIFSTSTVAAGVNFPARTVVIPQSDRFNGREFVELSATDLLQMTGRAGRRGMDKIGFVLVVPGRYQNPELLHDLLHSPPDAIQSQIRVNFSMVLNLLLSHRPEEIRTLFSLSLATFQNLSQETETRKTSERYRKAFAQWLPDMACGSPEALAEIRPRYMQLQTEQKKARKALKRQTFLWSIQKLLHPGRLLLSRRGTPYLVVEAPEGDEEASAGAVRLAFPLQWRHGAVRVHRINGRRIRDIGEKLPEFPDLSDREGWEVLVAEQAERPFRSLFRGDTPTEEPAPVQAVGSDLKEAALAAGSLPCPRCALYGPCQKSTRHPFSRLIQNYFAHHAEIRTIQEELWRSFLHHFRFLQAEGYVDEHGYLTRDGLWASKLRLDQPLLISEGIRQGVFPEQDPALLAALIAPFVMDRERPGEMQLSALVWKYPELAKPFFTLLQVLHRLRERLQNEGFTTPPLPFWTVLVVYHWAKGEDWDTVRNLSGIDEGDLAMVVLRTADHLRQVESLKETHPGLAASAEKAIEAILREPVLVV is encoded by the coding sequence TTGAAGACAAGACGATACGACAGGCGGCGGGGCGGACCTCCCGCGAGACAGAAGGCGGAGGCTCCTTCGGAGAACACCCCCTTTCAGCTGAACATCCACAAGCGGGTCCGCCCCGTGCTGGACCGCATCGGCATTCCGGAACCTCAACCGTTCGTTCCCGACCCCTACCAGGTCGAAGCGCTTGAAAAAATCGAGGCATCCGACGTCCTGGTGACAGCCCCCACCGGGGCCGGGAAGACCTACATCGCCATCGAAGCCATCAAGAAAGTCTTCGATCGAGGCGGAAGAAGCTGGTACGCCTCGCCGCTCAAGGCGCTTTCCAACGCCAAACTGGAAGAATTCGGCCGCATCTTCGGGATCGAAAACGTCGGCATCCTCACCGGCGACCGCAAGGAAAACCCCGACGCCCCCATCATCGTGGGAACGACCGAAATCCTCCGAAACCAGCTTTACGATGCCATGCATCGCGGCGAAGACCTCCAGGTGGACCTGGTGGTGATGGACGAAGCGCACTACCTGGGAGACGAGGACCGCGGGGTGGTCTGGGAGGAGATCCTGATCTACCTTCCCACCCGTGTGCGGCTCCTGCTTCTTTCCGCAACGATACGAAACGCTCGGGAAATATGCGACTGGCTCGAGTGGCTGCGCCACCACCCCTGCAGCTGGGTGACGGCCCACGAGCGGCCGGTCCCCCTCTTCCCGCTCTTCCTGTTCCCTCATGGGGAACTCACGCCGCTTTCCAGCCGGAGAGGCCTTCACGGGCCCATCCGGGAGATCGACTCCAGAGCCTTTGCCCGGCGCGATTTCCCGGACGTGGCCCGCATATTGGATGCCCTTCGGCAGGCCAATCTCCTTCCGGCTATCTTCTTCATGAAGTCCCGATCCGACTGTGAGCGGGCCATCACCCTGTGCCCGTCCAAACCTCAAAAACCGAAGGCATCGGGCACCGACGACTTTCACCACCGTTTGCGCGAACTTCTCGATCGCTGGCCGTTCCTGGAAAGCCATCGCCATCTGCCGATCCTGAAGCGATGCCGGGTGGGCGCCCACCATGCCGGCCAGCTGCCCCACTGGAAGCTGCTTCTGGAGCAGCTGATGCAAGAAGGTTATCTGGAAGCGATCTTCTCCACCTCCACGGTGGCCGCCGGCGTGAATTTTCCGGCGCGCACGGTGGTGATTCCCCAGAGCGACCGGTTCAACGGGCGGGAATTCGTGGAGCTTTCGGCCACGGACCTGCTCCAGATGACGGGGCGCGCGGGGCGGCGCGGCATGGACAAGATCGGCTTCGTCCTGGTGGTGCCCGGCCGCTACCAGAATCCCGAACTCCTCCATGACCTGCTGCATTCGCCGCCCGACGCCATACAGAGCCAAATCCGAGTGAATTTCTCCATGGTGCTGAATCTGCTGCTTTCGCACCGCCCGGAAGAAATCCGAACCCTATTTTCACTCTCTCTCGCCACCTTCCAGAACCTCAGCCAGGAAACGGAAACCCGAAAAACCAGCGAACGCTACCGGAAGGCCTTCGCCCAATGGCTCCCGGACATGGCCTGCGGGTCGCCGGAAGCCCTGGCGGAAATCCGGCCCCGCTACATGCAGCTTCAGACGGAACAGAAAAAGGCCCGCAAGGCCCTCAAACGCCAGACCTTCCTCTGGTCGATCCAGAAATTGCTCCACCCGGGCCGCCTCCTGCTGAGCCGTCGAGGGACCCCCTACCTGGTGGTGGAGGCTCCCGAAGGCGATGAAGAAGCATCGGCGGGCGCCGTGCGTCTCGCCTTTCCCCTGCAGTGGCGTCACGGCGCCGTGAGGGTTCACCGGATCAACGGCCGGCGCATCCGGGACATCGGAGAAAAGCTGCCGGAATTTCCGGATCTTTCCGATCGGGAAGGCTGGGAAGTGCTGGTTGCGGAGCAGGCCGAGAGACCCTTCCGGTCCCTCTTTCGTGGAGACACACCGACCGAAGAACCCGCCCCGGTTCAGGCGGTCGGCAGCGACCTCAAGGAGGCGGCCCTGGCCGCCGGGTCCCTGCCGTGTCCTCGCTGCGCCTTGTACGGACCGTGCCAGAAATCGACGCGGCACCCCTTTTCGCGCCTGATCCAGAACTACTTCGCCCACCACGCGGAAATCCGGACGATCCAGGAGGAACTGTGGCGTTCGTTCCTGCACCATTTCCGGTTTCTCCAGGCCGAAGGCTACGTGGACGAACACGGATACCTCACCCGGGACGGCCTCTGGGCTTCCAAGCTTCGCCTGGATCAGCCGCTGCTCATCTCAGAAGGCATCCGCCAGGGCGTCTTTCCGGAACAGGACCCCGCACTCCTGGCCGCGCTCATCGCACCCTTCGTGATGGATCGGGAACGGCCGGGAGAAATGCAGCTGTCCGCCCTTGTCTGGAAGTATCCCGAACTCGCAAAACCCTTCTTCACGCTGCTTCAAGTCCTGCACCGACTCCGCGAACGGCTGCAAAACGAAGGGTTCACGACGCCTCCCCTCCCGTTCTGGACCGTGCTGGTAGTGTACCACTGGGCGAAGGGGGAAGACTGGGATACGGTCCGAAATCTTTCCGGAATCGACGAGGGGGACCTGGCCATGGTGGTCCTCCGCACCGCCGATCACCTCCGCCAGGTGGAATCCCTCAAGGAAACTCACCCCGGGCTCGCGGCTTCCGCCGAGAAGGCCATTGAAGCGATCCTTCGGGAACCCGTGCTGGTGGTGTGA